Proteins encoded together in one Thermodesulforhabdus norvegica window:
- the cas2 gene encoding CRISPR-associated endonuclease Cas2, translated as MFVILVYDVNVKRVSKVLKTCRKYLHWVQNSVFEGKTTEARLARLMSELKKIINREEDSIIIYCFETTRYSNREIIGLKKGGEDYFI; from the coding sequence ATGTTTGTAATTCTCGTGTACGACGTAAACGTGAAGCGGGTGTCAAAAGTTTTAAAAACCTGCAGAAAATATCTGCACTGGGTTCAAAATTCTGTTTTTGAGGGTAAGACAACGGAAGCAAGGCTTGCCCGCTTAATGTCCGAGCTAAAGAAAATCATCAACAGGGAAGAAGACTCGATAATTATTTACTGTTTCGAAACGACCCGGTACAGTAACCGCGAAATAATAGGATTAAAAAAGGGCGGAGAAGATTATTTCATTTAG
- the cas1b gene encoding type I-B CRISPR-associated endonuclease Cas1b gives MKRSVYVFSNGDVKRKDNTLYLETENGRKYVPVEAVSELLIFGEINLNKRLLEFLSRHSIIMHFFNHYGYYVGSFYPREHFNSGYMLLKQCEHYLDSEKRLILARKFVRGAVENIRKVLSYYANRGKEVDQNLEKIENLCISINQCRNVSELMAVEGNVRDLYYRAFDVILADDEFAFESRTRRPPQNRLNALISFANSLIYVFCLSEIYQTHLDPRIGFLHATNFRRFTLNLDVAEIFKPVIGDRTIFSVLNKGILKAKHFEKRLQGIILTDEGREIFVRHIDERMRTTFHHRKLGRHVSYRELIRLELYKIQKHLMGEQEYEPFVMSW, from the coding sequence ATGAAGCGAAGCGTCTATGTTTTTTCCAATGGTGACGTAAAAAGAAAAGACAACACCCTGTATCTGGAGACGGAAAACGGCAGAAAGTACGTTCCTGTTGAGGCAGTGAGCGAACTTCTTATATTCGGGGAAATAAACTTAAACAAAAGACTATTAGAATTTCTGTCCCGCCACAGTATAATCATGCACTTTTTCAATCATTACGGTTATTACGTGGGGAGCTTTTATCCGAGAGAACATTTCAATTCTGGGTATATGCTTTTGAAACAGTGCGAGCATTATCTGGATTCAGAGAAGAGACTGATTCTGGCAAGGAAGTTCGTGCGTGGTGCGGTGGAAAATATCCGGAAGGTTCTGAGTTACTATGCCAATCGAGGGAAAGAAGTCGACCAAAATCTGGAAAAGATCGAAAACCTATGCATTTCCATAAACCAGTGCCGTAACGTGTCTGAATTGATGGCCGTTGAGGGGAATGTCAGAGACCTTTATTATCGGGCCTTTGATGTTATATTGGCGGACGATGAATTTGCCTTTGAGAGCCGCACCAGAAGGCCTCCACAAAACCGCCTTAATGCTCTGATAAGTTTTGCTAATTCACTAATTTACGTGTTTTGTCTTAGCGAAATCTATCAGACACACCTGGACCCCAGAATCGGTTTCTTGCATGCTACGAATTTTCGGCGCTTTACCCTGAACCTGGATGTTGCGGAGATATTTAAGCCCGTGATAGGGGACAGAACAATCTTCAGCGTTTTAAATAAAGGTATTCTCAAGGCAAAACACTTCGAAAAACGCCTTCAGGGGATAATTCTAACCGATGAAGGTCGGGAAATTTTCGTGAGACACATTGATGAACGAATGAGAACCACCTTTCACCATCGTAAACTTGGCCGTCACGTGTCTTATAGGGAGCTTATCAGGTTGGAGCTTTACAAAATTCAGAAGCATCTTATGGGCGAGCAGGAATACGAACCCTTTGTAATGTCCTGGTAA
- the cas4 gene encoding CRISPR-associated protein Cas4 has product MQDRTGEPKITGNLVNAYFVCPRKAWFYARQLNPDPDMELLVIGRLVSEESYSRNKKEIQLEGIKIDLIVLENNSLVICEIKKSSKELTAARMQLLFYLNNLKTHGFSAKGEIRIPKERKKITVELDDTSISDLANTVKIISQTCSSDTPPSVKKQRKCKKCAFFELCFA; this is encoded by the coding sequence ATGCAGGACAGAACCGGAGAACCGAAAATCACGGGCAATCTCGTAAATGCTTACTTTGTGTGTCCACGAAAGGCATGGTTTTACGCCCGACAGCTTAATCCCGATCCCGACATGGAGCTTCTCGTCATTGGGCGACTCGTTTCAGAAGAGAGCTATTCGAGAAATAAGAAAGAGATTCAGCTCGAAGGAATAAAAATCGATCTAATCGTCCTGGAAAATAATAGCCTTGTTATTTGCGAAATAAAAAAGTCATCAAAAGAACTCACTGCAGCCAGAATGCAACTGCTCTTTTATCTTAATAATCTCAAGACACATGGCTTTAGTGCCAAAGGAGAAATAAGAATACCAAAGGAGCGCAAAAAAATTACTGTAGAACTCGACGACACCAGTATAAGTGATCTGGCTAATACCGTCAAAATCATAAGCCAAACGTGTAGCAGCGATACACCCCCTTCTGTCAAAAAGCAAAGAAAATGCAAGAAATGCGCTTTTTTCGAGTTATGCTTTGCCTGA
- a CDS encoding CRISPR-associated helicase/endonuclease Cas3, protein MARQQLLAKSGDPPIPLSEHLKDVSEYCREITEAYSVHWEKLLGSEGARKVSEALVIAGLSHDIGKCAEGFQRSLKDRQKAWNFRHEVLSAAFLLACKFPDYVTQKLAFTAVLTHHRDLSDNNLLIDSGLLPLPTPEFVNEAKEKFLQRLGEMAASWDWLRSFLSSRNEFMGIKLPERLKSVPFPEKYLSDLREELLRSRSFYDASSLPFVLLRGWLMAADHAVSAGIKNLRTELFPGKMPPSRRFQEEVGNHRGHAFLEAPTGSGKTLAAIKWALRNRKKGERIFYLLPYQASIEAMADKLEEFFGKENVAVLHARALDYAFRDYFERTEDYHTAYSMAKIDKELNRLAHKPLKLATPFQLMKWLFGIRRWEMGLSEMVGGIFVFDEIHAYDAHVVALIVEMVRLLGQLGGRFLFMSATFPEFLKELLRDALQGDIPVFRVKPEDEWSRMFLQKARHRIFWRNEPLERMLPDIIERAEKGAKVLVVANRVAQAQALYRELAEAVPGVYLLHSRFTHQDRVTLERQIIKSLQKKHDLDLRILVATQVVEVSLDVSFDTLFTEIAPVDDLLQRFGRVNRYGEHAEAVNIYVATNFDENKLKHVYDLQRIKDTASKGPDNGSELTVPVMSEWITGVYSWGWTEGENRRFCQARKSFLRVLQYLKPIMHMDEGSEDFRGLFKAVEILPIQLFQEYQEHRQAGKHLIANQLLVPISLGTCWKLRSEGRLKTLSDGLLIADAGYDPKLGLLPEDSPRKDQSFLL, encoded by the coding sequence ATGGCACGTCAGCAACTGCTGGCTAAATCTGGTGACCCCCCGATCCCGCTGTCGGAGCATCTCAAGGACGTTTCGGAATACTGTAGGGAGATCACCGAGGCCTACTCTGTTCACTGGGAAAAACTCCTGGGTTCTGAAGGGGCCCGCAAAGTCTCGGAGGCTCTTGTTATCGCCGGGCTCAGCCATGACATAGGTAAATGCGCTGAAGGTTTCCAGCGTTCCTTAAAAGATCGGCAGAAGGCCTGGAATTTTCGCCACGAGGTATTATCGGCAGCCTTCTTGCTGGCCTGCAAATTTCCCGATTATGTGACCCAGAAGCTGGCATTCACGGCCGTACTGACACACCACCGGGATCTATCCGACAACAATTTACTGATAGATTCCGGTTTATTACCACTCCCCACACCGGAATTCGTAAACGAAGCGAAAGAGAAATTCCTTCAAAGGCTTGGCGAAATGGCCGCATCCTGGGACTGGCTTCGAAGCTTCCTGTCCTCACGTAACGAATTCATGGGAATAAAGCTTCCCGAAAGGCTGAAGAGCGTGCCTTTCCCCGAAAAGTATCTCTCAGACCTTAGAGAAGAGCTCTTAAGATCCAGAAGTTTTTATGATGCCAGTTCTTTACCTTTTGTGCTCCTTCGAGGCTGGCTCATGGCGGCAGACCATGCCGTAAGCGCCGGCATAAAAAATTTGCGAACGGAACTGTTTCCCGGAAAGATGCCACCTTCAAGAAGATTTCAGGAAGAAGTGGGCAATCACAGGGGACACGCCTTTCTTGAAGCTCCCACCGGTTCAGGCAAAACATTGGCTGCAATAAAGTGGGCTCTGAGAAATCGCAAAAAAGGCGAACGCATCTTTTACCTCCTCCCCTATCAGGCAAGCATAGAAGCAATGGCGGATAAGCTGGAGGAGTTCTTCGGCAAAGAAAACGTTGCAGTTCTTCATGCAAGGGCATTGGACTACGCCTTTCGGGATTACTTTGAAAGGACGGAAGACTATCACACGGCGTACTCTATGGCAAAAATAGATAAAGAGCTCAATCGGCTTGCCCATAAGCCGCTAAAGCTGGCTACGCCCTTTCAGCTCATGAAGTGGCTCTTTGGCATAAGAAGATGGGAGATGGGCCTTAGCGAGATGGTGGGCGGTATCTTCGTCTTCGATGAAATTCATGCCTATGACGCTCATGTCGTTGCTCTGATCGTTGAAATGGTTAGGTTGCTCGGGCAACTGGGGGGACGATTCCTTTTCATGAGTGCAACCTTTCCCGAATTTCTCAAAGAACTTTTAAGAGACGCCCTGCAGGGGGATATTCCGGTATTCAGGGTAAAACCCGAAGATGAATGGTCCAGGATGTTCCTGCAAAAAGCCCGTCATCGAATTTTCTGGCGAAATGAGCCGCTGGAAAGGATGTTGCCGGATATCATAGAAAGGGCAGAAAAAGGAGCAAAGGTTCTCGTCGTGGCCAATCGGGTGGCTCAGGCACAGGCTCTTTACAGAGAACTGGCAGAAGCCGTTCCGGGGGTCTACCTTCTGCACAGCAGATTTACCCATCAGGACCGCGTTACCCTTGAACGACAGATCATCAAATCACTCCAGAAAAAACACGATCTCGATCTTAGAATCCTGGTAGCCACGCAGGTCGTTGAAGTATCCCTGGATGTGAGTTTCGACACACTCTTCACAGAGATCGCTCCCGTGGATGATTTGTTGCAACGCTTTGGAAGGGTAAACCGCTACGGAGAGCATGCCGAAGCAGTGAACATCTACGTTGCAACAAACTTCGACGAAAATAAATTAAAACACGTTTACGATCTTCAGCGAATAAAGGACACGGCATCAAAGGGACCTGATAACGGTTCGGAACTTACGGTACCTGTGATGTCAGAATGGATCACCGGGGTTTATTCCTGGGGATGGACAGAGGGCGAAAACAGGCGTTTTTGCCAGGCCAGGAAATCTTTTCTAAGGGTGCTTCAATACTTAAAGCCGATTATGCACATGGATGAAGGCAGCGAGGACTTTCGAGGTCTCTTCAAGGCCGTAGAAATCCTCCCGATTCAACTCTTTCAGGAATATCAAGAGCACCGCCAGGCCGGAAAACATCTTATAGCAAATCAGCTGTTGGTGCCCATATCCCTTGGTACCTGCTGGAAGCTGAGATCGGAAGGCAGGTTAAAGACATTGTCGGACGGTTTGTTGATAGCCGACGCCGGATACGATCCCAAACTGGGGCTTTTACCGGAAGATTCCCCGAGAAAGGACCAGAGTTTTTTGCTTTAA
- the cas5b gene encoding type I-B CRISPR-associated protein Cas5b, whose protein sequence is MLEGIRIEIAAYTASFRVPHYVGHQLTLTVPPLSTIYGLLSAATGRWILPEEVDWMAYRFEYESRGEDLEKIYQFERNKVGAPAKPGKSTVVRREFLVMPRLILYLPLRWENCFRNPRYTLLLGRTQDVAFVEKIRRVSLQRVSDGEVRGCLVPFELISKMSGSAILYNLPVAFNDEPVRSPLKMAVFGIVDFHNPVRLETAGDWLVRNREGGDVVLLFRKEWTSNGTSATAG, encoded by the coding sequence ATGCTGGAAGGCATAAGAATTGAGATCGCGGCTTATACCGCTTCTTTCAGGGTGCCTCATTACGTAGGGCATCAACTGACCCTGACCGTGCCGCCCCTTTCTACTATTTACGGGCTTCTTTCGGCCGCTACCGGAAGATGGATACTGCCTGAAGAAGTCGATTGGATGGCTTACCGATTTGAGTACGAAAGCAGAGGGGAAGATCTGGAAAAGATCTATCAGTTCGAAAGGAACAAAGTTGGAGCGCCTGCAAAACCCGGAAAAAGCACGGTCGTCAGGCGGGAATTTCTCGTAATGCCCCGTCTGATTCTTTATCTCCCCCTGCGCTGGGAAAACTGCTTTCGCAATCCTCGATATACCCTGCTTCTTGGCCGAACCCAGGACGTTGCCTTCGTTGAAAAAATCAGGCGGGTCTCTTTGCAGAGGGTCTCAGATGGAGAGGTCCGCGGATGTCTCGTGCCTTTCGAACTGATTTCAAAGATGTCGGGTTCGGCAATTCTTTATAACCTTCCGGTTGCCTTTAACGACGAGCCCGTACGAAGCCCCCTGAAAATGGCCGTTTTTGGCATTGTGGATTTTCACAATCCCGTCCGGCTGGAAACCGCCGGGGACTGGCTCGTCAGAAACCGGGAAGGCGGAGATGTTGTGCTTTTATTTCGAAAGGAGTGGACATCGAATGGCACGTCAGCAACTGCTGGCTAA
- the cas7i gene encoding type I-B CRISPR-associated protein Cas7/Cst2/DevR, producing MAYPVITGAVLVEANGAALNNAGQAEGLRVDNAVVVKQIRLGRLRFPYVSGQAWRRWWREVLYQDFGWKPSEVTREAKSAYTAGDPILYEEDDIFGYMAARKRKKPSSSADTGSGTYRRISPLKNSLLISVLPNVITRDFGHFSRNLPPDADIIPFESEHYTTYLQGVFTISLSDVGRFAKGEMADLSEELVKAHSDVLEKDEEDDRVYRINLEERIRRVRDALKALARLRGGAQLARNLSEVSPVVVLVGFLDGGNAPFQRIFEADINNERIVLNLQRLESVLTDYKDRVLLSGNGKPVFFGYRPALLANEEEVLSKFTKDEPFSDLIDVVGTPNQALEKAAELVDQVFSAL from the coding sequence ATGGCTTATCCGGTTATTACAGGTGCCGTGCTCGTCGAGGCAAACGGGGCTGCTCTTAACAACGCAGGGCAGGCCGAAGGTTTAAGGGTTGATAACGCCGTTGTGGTTAAACAGATCCGACTCGGACGGCTGCGTTTTCCCTATGTATCCGGTCAGGCCTGGAGGCGCTGGTGGCGTGAAGTGCTTTATCAGGATTTTGGCTGGAAGCCGAGCGAAGTAACCCGTGAGGCCAAAAGCGCTTATACGGCGGGAGATCCCATTCTGTACGAAGAAGACGATATCTTCGGCTATATGGCTGCAAGAAAAAGAAAAAAGCCCTCGTCCTCTGCCGACACGGGATCCGGTACATACAGGAGAATATCTCCGCTGAAAAACAGTCTTCTTATTTCCGTTTTGCCAAACGTGATAACCCGTGACTTCGGGCACTTCTCCCGAAATCTGCCCCCGGACGCAGATATCATACCCTTTGAATCGGAGCATTATACCACCTATCTTCAAGGGGTTTTTACCATCTCCTTAAGTGACGTGGGCAGGTTTGCTAAAGGTGAGATGGCCGATCTTTCAGAGGAACTGGTAAAGGCTCACTCCGATGTGCTCGAAAAGGATGAGGAAGACGACAGGGTTTATCGGATAAACCTGGAGGAGCGCATCAGACGAGTTCGGGACGCTTTGAAGGCTCTGGCAAGACTGAGGGGTGGCGCTCAGCTCGCCCGCAACCTCTCGGAAGTCAGTCCGGTGGTGGTGCTGGTAGGCTTCCTGGACGGCGGTAATGCCCCATTTCAAAGAATCTTCGAAGCCGACATAAATAACGAAAGGATCGTTCTGAATCTTCAAAGGCTGGAATCTGTGCTGACCGACTACAAAGACCGTGTGCTCTTATCCGGTAACGGTAAGCCTGTGTTCTTCGGCTATCGACCGGCTCTGTTAGCCAATGAAGAAGAAGTTTTAAGTAAATTCACGAAGGATGAACCTTTTTCAGACCTGATTGATGTGGTCGGCACGCCCAATCAGGCCCTCGAAAAGGCAGCAGAACTGGTGGATCAGGTTTTCAGTGCCCTGTGA
- a CDS encoding type I-B CRISPR-associated protein Cas8b1/Cst1, translated as MGILWTGNPFVDAGIAAILAATETLKPEEVKDEELRKAAERLEQILLSDQSLGINVEDSFARKELSQVFPNSELVNPSNWKGGPEAVRKKFRNALKADLERALLCLKNNGSSTCLLCGRKAPTEGTVAVRKDKVPMLSGMVNFYSAFTAGVTICGVCAFAIRFLPMSITRTGGTGRLWFLHIQSPEIASEISKTYCWAKFELAKSSNSPLKFYNEWQTAGDAGTVLYVLCELLSRAGYQLRNVCLNPMPTTAYIFSNDLRKPFVTAYSIPNKLLKFLAGLQIKGNHFFDRFRRELLRVPKNLDDKDKKGREAFVRDVSLRMLNREKIIALCLDHGNEAEGKTPSLRGGWVAQGLYLLEVLEMLESKLSIIENLGIKIARDDDSRKYIMQLRKSENLYGLFLDFVKKGLITHDQFYTLLPPNDDLRASEIRDMVLGVIYEWQNCRDRGLEFPEVTKNEVILVEDQIIKRIRQIGERLLGSLPSPERWIARLQTARSPAQIRGVYLRAVRDGAIGFNDFVFLVPLEDRGMLWLLRDYLLAFLFEKTAGNGSLPEEVISFEDREELF; from the coding sequence ATGGGCATCCTCTGGACGGGAAACCCCTTTGTTGATGCCGGTATTGCGGCAATCCTGGCCGCAACGGAAACCTTAAAACCAGAAGAAGTAAAAGACGAAGAATTGAGGAAAGCAGCGGAAAGGCTGGAGCAAATACTTCTCAGCGACCAGAGCCTCGGAATTAATGTCGAAGATTCTTTTGCAAGGAAGGAGCTTTCACAGGTCTTCCCCAACAGCGAACTGGTAAACCCTTCAAACTGGAAAGGGGGACCGGAAGCAGTAAGGAAAAAATTTCGGAATGCCCTTAAGGCCGATTTAGAACGCGCCCTTCTCTGTCTGAAAAACAACGGCAGTTCAACCTGCCTACTCTGCGGACGGAAGGCGCCCACGGAGGGAACCGTTGCCGTTCGCAAAGACAAAGTTCCCATGCTTTCAGGAATGGTAAATTTTTACTCTGCCTTTACTGCCGGTGTCACAATATGCGGAGTCTGCGCCTTTGCCATAAGGTTCCTCCCAATGTCCATAACGAGAACCGGAGGTACCGGCCGCCTTTGGTTTCTGCACATTCAGTCACCGGAAATAGCCTCTGAAATTTCAAAGACTTACTGCTGGGCCAAATTTGAACTGGCAAAATCTTCCAACTCCCCTCTGAAGTTCTATAACGAGTGGCAGACGGCAGGAGATGCCGGAACGGTCCTTTACGTACTTTGTGAGCTTCTATCCAGGGCCGGATATCAATTAAGAAATGTTTGCCTTAATCCAATGCCCACGACGGCCTACATCTTTTCAAACGATCTCCGTAAGCCCTTCGTAACGGCCTACTCCATTCCCAATAAATTGCTGAAGTTTCTGGCAGGGCTTCAAATAAAAGGTAATCATTTTTTCGACCGCTTCCGCCGTGAGTTGCTGCGAGTACCGAAGAATCTGGACGATAAAGATAAAAAAGGCCGCGAAGCTTTCGTCAGAGATGTTTCTTTAAGAATGCTGAACCGCGAAAAAATCATCGCCCTGTGTCTCGATCACGGAAACGAAGCCGAAGGAAAAACTCCGTCCCTCAGAGGCGGATGGGTGGCTCAGGGTCTTTACCTTCTGGAGGTTTTAGAAATGCTCGAAAGCAAACTCAGCATAATTGAAAACCTGGGTATTAAAATAGCCAGGGATGACGACTCCCGTAAGTACATTATGCAACTGCGTAAAAGCGAGAATCTATATGGCCTCTTTCTGGATTTCGTAAAAAAAGGCCTGATAACTCACGACCAGTTCTACACACTGCTGCCTCCTAACGACGATTTAAGAGCCTCAGAAATCAGGGACATGGTTCTCGGGGTAATTTACGAATGGCAGAATTGCAGGGATAGGGGTCTGGAATTTCCGGAAGTTACGAAAAATGAAGTGATCCTCGTTGAAGATCAGATCATAAAACGGATCAGGCAAATCGGCGAACGATTATTGGGTAGCTTGCCGTCTCCGGAGCGCTGGATTGCCAGACTTCAAACTGCCAGAAGCCCTGCTCAAATTCGTGGAGTTTATCTAAGGGCGGTCCGGGATGGAGCAATCGGTTTTAATGATTTCGTTTTCCTGGTGCCTCTCGAAGACAGAGGAATGCTCTGGTTATTAAGAGATTATCTGTTGGCCTTTTTGTTCGAAAAGACCGCGGGTAACGGGAGCTTGCCCGAGGAAGTTATTTCTTTCGAAGACCGGGAAGAATTATTCTAG
- a CDS encoding response regulator, whose translation MSAFASWPIRKKLTGLMILVSAATLALASLGFIAFQCYEFSLNAIQQLSSITRVLSANCVAPLSFNDEAAAADTLQSLKSVGDIRAAFVFRPDKSIFASYLREGESESEMIQHVMKELERANWYGGQVSRILEIFAKGELDVMEPVVFEKEILGFIYVTRDMTALYASIFKGLQIVVAVFFISIFLGFLIASRLHHIVSDPVVALHRAMQRISREKDYSLRVRKRSDDELGSLVDMFNEMLEQIEERDKELQKHRERLEELVSRRTEELVRLNEELERKLDELREAKDAAEAASRAKSQFLANMSHEIRTPLNGIIGMTDLLLRTVLDDHQRQLAEHVKDSGQILLSIINDILDFSKIEAGRMELNMTEFRLKELVEEVVALFAEPAERKGLELICALDPDLPASVVGDPDRIRQVLINLIGNAVKFTESGEVVCRVSLAKSGAARSTRALIHFSVKDTGIGIPKDKQDVIFEAFAQADGSTTRRFGGTGLGLAIARSLVELMGGRLELESEPGKGTIFSFCLDLPVVSWEEHAEKTADGPLSGLCVLVVDDHPVNRETLVGTLKKWGTLPDEAENGYEALEKIEKRVSEGSPYDVVIADADAPEMSGLELARAIRQNPATSDTSVVIISSVSKVINGSKDEHGISCWLTRPVKTSLLYDCLMNLKKTTSLLPWTTAADAGDEKIPETTAASSGGNGKILVVEDNPVNQEYCRQVLKLLGYGVDIASNGKEALKKLKSEGYDLVFMDCQMPEMDGYETTKELRRMEHEGLTPRKKTPVVALTAHAMKGDKEKCLNAGMDDYLSKPFTVEQMKAIIEKFLGSRTTAPVEDSHRRESLDQDRPSPPVLDKSVLDKVRSFSGNDEEEFLKRMVKLYLDRSSELLMEMHDAAARGDLEAFHRAAHSLKSSSALMGAMTVSEIAREIELNTIDKWPSNTPKLIEKLEEELRKAQRAFEEILSRESRSR comes from the coding sequence ATGTCCGCCTTTGCTTCTTGGCCCATCAGAAAGAAGCTAACAGGCCTTATGATACTTGTCAGCGCCGCCACTCTTGCTCTGGCCTCCCTGGGATTCATCGCATTTCAATGCTACGAATTTTCCTTAAACGCCATACAGCAACTTTCCAGCATCACCAGGGTTTTAAGTGCCAATTGCGTCGCTCCCCTCAGCTTTAACGATGAAGCCGCCGCAGCCGATACACTCCAGTCGTTGAAATCCGTAGGCGACATCAGGGCGGCTTTTGTCTTCCGACCGGACAAAAGCATCTTCGCTTCCTATCTCAGGGAGGGTGAGTCAGAAAGTGAGATGATTCAACATGTGATGAAGGAATTGGAAAGAGCTAACTGGTACGGTGGTCAAGTCTCCAGAATACTTGAGATATTCGCCAAGGGTGAACTGGACGTGATGGAGCCCGTCGTCTTTGAAAAAGAAATTCTGGGCTTCATCTATGTAACTCGCGACATGACCGCTTTATATGCAAGCATATTTAAAGGTCTCCAGATAGTCGTTGCCGTGTTTTTCATATCAATCTTCCTGGGCTTTCTCATTGCATCCCGCCTTCATCACATCGTTTCCGATCCGGTCGTGGCCCTTCACAGAGCTATGCAACGAATATCCAGAGAAAAAGATTATTCCCTCAGGGTGCGCAAGAGATCGGATGACGAGCTGGGCAGTCTGGTTGACATGTTCAACGAAATGCTCGAACAGATTGAAGAACGCGACAAAGAATTGCAAAAGCACAGAGAGCGTCTGGAAGAGCTGGTTTCCCGCCGGACCGAGGAACTCGTCAGATTAAACGAGGAACTGGAGCGGAAGCTTGATGAGCTCAGAGAAGCAAAAGACGCTGCCGAAGCGGCAAGTCGTGCCAAAAGTCAGTTTCTGGCTAATATGAGCCACGAGATACGAACACCTCTTAACGGAATTATAGGAATGACAGATCTCCTGTTACGAACCGTACTGGACGATCATCAGAGGCAACTGGCAGAACACGTAAAGGATTCAGGCCAGATCCTCCTTTCGATCATAAATGACATACTGGACTTTTCCAAAATAGAAGCAGGCCGAATGGAACTCAACATGACGGAATTCCGGCTTAAGGAACTAGTCGAAGAAGTGGTAGCCCTGTTTGCCGAGCCGGCAGAACGAAAAGGGCTGGAGCTGATCTGTGCCCTGGATCCCGACCTTCCGGCCAGTGTCGTAGGAGACCCTGACAGAATCCGCCAGGTTCTTATCAACCTTATAGGAAATGCCGTCAAGTTCACCGAGAGCGGCGAAGTAGTCTGCAGAGTTTCCCTTGCTAAAAGCGGAGCTGCCCGCTCAACAAGGGCCTTGATTCACTTTTCTGTAAAAGACACCGGAATCGGGATTCCCAAGGATAAACAGGATGTTATCTTCGAGGCTTTTGCTCAGGCCGACGGTTCCACTACGCGTCGCTTCGGAGGTACAGGTCTGGGGCTTGCGATAGCTCGAAGTCTTGTGGAACTTATGGGAGGAAGACTTGAGCTGGAAAGTGAGCCCGGTAAAGGGACGATCTTTAGTTTCTGCCTCGACTTACCTGTGGTTTCCTGGGAAGAACATGCTGAAAAAACGGCAGACGGTCCGCTTTCGGGGCTTTGTGTCCTGGTGGTTGACGATCACCCGGTAAATCGCGAAACCCTGGTGGGCACATTAAAAAAGTGGGGAACCCTTCCCGATGAAGCAGAAAACGGTTATGAGGCCCTGGAAAAGATAGAAAAAAGAGTTTCTGAAGGTAGCCCCTACGATGTGGTTATCGCCGATGCGGACGCTCCTGAAATGAGCGGCCTTGAGCTTGCGAGGGCAATCAGGCAAAATCCGGCTACATCGGACACATCGGTGGTGATCATTTCGTCAGTAAGTAAAGTAATTAACGGATCAAAAGATGAACACGGAATAAGCTGTTGGTTAACCAGGCCGGTAAAAACTTCACTGCTCTACGACTGTCTGATGAACCTGAAAAAAACGACTTCTTTACTTCCGTGGACGACTGCCGCCGACGCGGGGGACGAAAAAATTCCGGAAACCACGGCGGCCTCTTCCGGAGGGAACGGGAAAATCCTCGTCGTGGAAGACAACCCCGTGAACCAGGAATACTGTCGCCAGGTCCTGAAACTTCTCGGTTACGGCGTTGACATAGCTTCCAACGGAAAGGAGGCTCTTAAAAAACTCAAATCGGAAGGCTACGATTTAGTGTTTATGGACTGTCAGATGCCGGAAATGGATGGCTACGAAACCACAAAGGAACTGCGACGCATGGAACATGAAGGCCTGACGCCTCGAAAAAAAACCCCCGTCGTGGCACTTACGGCACATGCAATGAAAGGAGATAAAGAAAAATGTCTTAATGCCGGGATGGATGATTACCTGAGTAAGCCTTTTACGGTGGAACAAATGAAGGCAATAATCGAGAAGTTTCTGGGATCCCGGACCACTGCACCGGTAGAGGATTCGCACAGGAGGGAAAGTCTCGATCAAGACCGCCCAAGCCCCCCTGTTCTCGATAAATCGGTTCTGGACAAAGTTCGCTCTTTCAGCGGCAACGACGAAGAAGAATTTCTCAAACGCATGGTTAAACTATACTTGGATCGTTCCTCCGAACTGCTCATGGAAATGCACGACGCCGCAGCGAGAGGAGACCTCGAAGCGTTTCACCGCGCGGCTCATAGCCTCAAGTCCAGCAGTGCCCTGATGGGAGCAATGACCGTTTCAGAAATTGCCAGAGAGATTGAACTTAACACCATAGATAAATGGCCCTCGAATACCCCGAAGTTGATCGAAAAACTCGAAGAGGAACTCCGCAAGGCCCAGAGGGCTTTCGAAGAGATTCTATCCCGGGAAAGTCGATCAAGGTAA